tttatatgttttattgGATATTCTAAATAATAAGTTAATCATCTTCGTAAGGAGTTATTTGTTAAATTTGGTGGAACCAGTCCAGAAGAAATTGTGAAAATATTTAAGgtatcaccaccatcatcatcaacagAAAATCAACCTTGGAACTTTGTGATGTGTAAATGGAAAAGAATGCATAGCAACCCAGAGGGCTCCTTCCTGCCATTCAATCATTATGAAACTGAAAGACAGCTACACAGATCAAAGAATAACTTCCAGTGGTTTGTTTGGACAGTTTCTTCTAAGGTTTAGTTAAAGGCTCATTCTAGCTGTTCTAGCCCTATTCAGGGACTAAAATGTCATTAAAGCTGTGCTTCATACGGATACTGAATGTCTATTCATCAACTGAAATATGAAAAGAATAAGAGCCAATTGCTAGCCTATGCTAAAGGTAGCTGCCCTTTCTTCACCGCTTTTAGTCCAAAGAGGTCAGCTGTACTCTGTGCCATCTCAGAGGCTTCTGGAGGATTTAGCTTCAAGAAGTTGTGGGCTTCCTTAGGCTGATGTACTTAGAGCCACGGTACACTATGCCTAGCAGTCATTACATGACCGGAGACAACGCTTTGCAGTTCAGGCAAGGCCAGGTATCTGAAAAGTAGAGAAGCTCTTCACTGATGCCACTCATATTGGCTTTACCACGGACACCTGGATATCCTGTCCGGAAGCCCCGTCAGCATGTTGAGCCTCACTGCCCAGTGGATTGACAAGGGCAATCCTTTAAAAGGCTGTCTGACACTTGCAGGAGTGCTCAGGTTCTGACACAGCAGCTGCATTTGCGTGTCCTGTCTGAGCGCAGCATGGCGGACGTTCTGCCCATGGGAAGGAGACAAGTGGGGCATTTCAAGCCCTTGTAAATTGCATGCAGTCACCTACGAGGTGTACAGAAGGATCTCGGGATGACTTCAAGTTGCGGCAAACCGATGGAATTTGTCATTTTGTATGATGCAAATCTTTGTTGAACAGAAGAGGGCACTAGGTGCataggctgctgctgcttttgagCTCAAATCAATTCTTACCAACTCACCAGATTCAGTATTGATGTAGACACAgtcttcttcctcatcctctgtgTCCGCCTGAAAACCATCTGTCTCCATGACCGCTGTCTGGGTGAGGAAACATTGACCAACATTTCAGTTTGATTTTCATTTCtctaaatcatttaaaaaaaaagtcaaatgtGGATACACTAAACATctgcttaaaaaaaagaagacaaaaaaccCTTACTTGTTCCTGGTCTACAGACTTCTTCATGAACTTTTTGATTGACATACTACCAGCAGATTTCCTCTTGGAGGAAAGCGTGGGAGTAGGCTGTGGGGTAGTTGGCGAGTTGCCCTGTGAAGTAATTGGCATCTGGGGATCCTCACGACACTGTTGCACACCAGGTGTGAGGTAGTTCCACTGACAGGGCACAGGTAAGGACTCGAGACTGAAGCGTGCCAGGACTTCCGCATGGACATACCAGCAGCAGCGCCTAAAGCAGGATCGCTTCGCATACACCGCACTCTCCTTTATCAGACGCTTCACACCCACTCTGTagaccaaaacacaaacacctcagaAAGACTTTCACAGCAACCAGACCTGCTTTTTTCACTTGAGTGAAAGTGTGGGTAGTGACAAGAGCAATATTTCTTAACGGCAAGCATAGAATTAAAAAAATGGCAGAACGTTTGTATTCTCTGATTTCTGTTACCTGGTGGGAATGCTGTCTCCAGAACCCTGGGGGCTGCTCACAACACAAGTTGCCTGCTGACGACAAAACTCCTGGAACTCGGAGATGATAACTTTACTGCTGTTGATATTACCGTGCAGCAACGGTAGAAGCTGGGGAAGCACTGCAAGACCAAAACATGTGTCTCAAATACACTATTCAGAAACCCACTGAACCAAAATGTTGTCAACACTAAGTTTAGTTTGAACTACTAAGATGGGTctcaatgtaaaaaataaaaaggccaCACTATTCAAATGACATTAGCCATCCTTTTAAGTTCTTTTTACAAGGCCTCAgcttcaatcaatcaatcaatcaatcaatcaatcaattcaggGATACATAACACACTTATGTAATGGCAGTATACATGTAACGGCATACGTTTCTTCACATGGATAGGCCTAGGTGTGGTGGCCAATTTGAAAGCGTGTGCAGCTGTGCGGTTCTCATTTGATGTATGGCATAACCTTCAAAAATATTATAGATTTTACAACTGGAGTCAACTAGGAGACATTCAGTTTCATGAAAGGATATTTAGAAACACGCACTCAGTGATGTTTGAATGATAATGCCTATGCAATCCATTTGCAGCCTAGTTTTAGTACACATTCAGAATAGGCCCGTAGCATTAAACTTTAATGCTAGCTTGCTAAGGAATGTAACAGTACGTTTCATCATGAATAATAATGACTGAAGTTTCAATAGTGGCGCTAATTCAgtagaagacaaaaaaagacatagaGGAAACACtgtacatcatcatcatcaaatttCATGAATTTTCCAAAACTTTCCATGAATTGGGATTTTAAAATTCCCGAAATTTTACGGAATTTCCTCAACCAAGGGAACCCAATGGAGAAATTGAACATCTTTACATACTTGCACATCTTTGGAAATACACCACAGCGCATGTTCATTACTTGGAGGTATTTAATATCGGTTCTATTTCGTCTAACTAGCCCTACTTTCTACCTAGGTTAATTGGCCAATTTTACTGCTGGAAATGGCTTGATTTCTAATTATTATTAGAATATATAAATTTCCACTCACAATTTCTACTTGTCTATCTCTAAGGAACAAGGTGTCTATGACTGACATTTGTAGCACTGCTGTCTTAGTAAAACACTGTGTACTCTTGCCAGTAGTAAACAAATATTTGGTCTGTTTTTGCCACTATTCATTTTGAACAGGCCACCACCACTCATTCATTTCTGGATGTAAATCGCTTCAACATGGAAGTCATGTGGGTGAGCAACTGGTCAAAAACACAACAAGTCAAGTCAAGCTTTCATTACAATCTGGAACTCGATACTGATTGTTAATCTAAATCGGCAAAGGTAAATTCCACCTCTTTAAAGGAAGTCAGCATCATACCCTAAATGACACATCCAACATGTGGGAGCTTGTGTAGCAAACATCTATGCTGGGACAGAGGACATTGCTCTTGTGGGTGACTGAGTTGTTCTGAAATACAGACTGACTAAAATGAGGGAACAGCTGCACTGAGGAGATGTAATTATTCACAGCATGGAACCCATAATTAGCGCCACTAAAATGAACAAGAGAAACGGTCTCCAAGTCAGCAATCAGTCTGTATAAGCGTACCAACATCAAAGTGTTCTGACTGATACCTTATTGGATTGAAATTTTACTTTcttgaaaataaagaaaataaatctcaCTCAAATCTCTTTGCATAGTACATTTAAAGGGTACCCCTAGACTTACATTCATCACGCTGCTGCCCAGGTGAATTGGCAGGTGAGGAGGGTTCATCTTTGGGGAGGGGCTCCAGAACAGCGATGGCATGGGCCTTCAGCATGTCCATCTGAGTTGGGGaaaactccttctctctctctccgtcccatAGGCAGCCCGTGATAACAGCCTCCAGCACCTTCACCTTCTTCTTAGCAAGCAGCTCATCCCACTCACGAGCCTTCAGTTTCTGACGCAACTTCTGCTTCTCAAGGTCTCCCACTTCCTGCACAACACAATGTTTTAGAAAATTACATTAGGGCCAGCGATTTTCCGCgaccattttgtgcatcaaaatcgcccaaattcccctgtattttgtcctgcaagactgtatttatttcaaataagcacaacaacgattgcaaggatgaacaaacattcatttaaaaaaaacaacaatcttagaaggtttgggtcacttgtggcacatattatttactcattttaagctatcaatctacctcaaggtgaacaaaatgagccgaaacgggaaaaacatttttttttttttttttactactcTAATGTACATTTTTCAAAATATGAATTCTGATCAattacccacccacccaaacaaAGTGGCCTACTTCTGATTGTGTAAGTTCTTTTCTTGAcgttccatgttgtcagaccctaCTAATAACATTTACGAACCTGTCAGAGGCTAGCATTTtattttatgcctttatttggacaggacagtgaagtgtaTGACGGGAAgtgaggcggagaagaggtggggagaggaccgggaaacgacatcaggccagacttggaCCTGTGTCCCTGCGGGCAATGAAGCGCGTAACTGGGGGGACTTATCGGCTTGTGTTGCACCACCGTGCCCCAGAGGCTAGCATTTTTTGTTAGCATTCTGGCTCAATACAGGACAGTTTTCAatcgtttttgtccctagtcAAATGTTGACctaaaaaatatctaaaaataggAGCCTTTAACCAATCTCTGTGTGGGATGAAGCCCAGAATGTATGTACTGTTCGCAGAAGTCGCCAAAAGCCAAAGTCTCCAAACAgcgttgttcttgttgtcaaatTTCCAGTGTGTTCTCAACcacagaaagaagaggaaaaacaaacaaataataaataaataaaacatattgtcTAGAGAGGGGAAATTCAGACATAGTACTTTACCTCCCCCAGAGCCCCTTCGCCATCTGACAGGTATCCATGTGGTACAAAGAAAACGTCATCGTCACTGTCATCTTCTCCGTCTCCGTCCTCATCATCCTGCAAAAATAAGTAGGTAGACAAACTTGTACATTCACACCTCACAAGGAGAAATCCTGACAGCACAAGACATACCCACATAACACTAACTTACTGTACACATAATACCTGGTTATTTCTCAAAATCTCTAAAAGAAATTGGTTTTCCCCTCATCTTATGAGTTATAACATTAGTAGAGTTGTGAACCGAATGACCAAGATGTGCACTCACTCCCTCGCTGTGTGATAGAGACTCTCCAGGCTCATCTTCCTCCCACTCTTCATCGCTGTCTACTTCATAGTCAAAAAGCTCCTGTAGAATGACACAGACATGTTGTTAAAAGGTGCACTACTCAGGACATGCTAGCTGTCGACAAATGAGCTAAATAATGTATGCGCTACACTCTAATTAGGGTTAGCacttgttagatttaggtggttTTCTAATTTAagttcataacttcacatactTGCAACAACCCCCAAAAGCTAGTTGGCATAGCACAAGCTAGAGCCATCAAggtggctcctggccttttgtctatgttgatgagccatcagacatggttcctggcttttgtgtgccttggagctagaaacattagctggcttttgtctacagccacgacaggaTGGTCGAGGCCACAtggcattagcatctatatggccatacctgaccaTAGCCCCAGTCAAGCTAGACTttcccctctgacctccagacacacccatcccctcccctttacacctcatgttaattctgcaatataaaatgtctgtattctctgtaatgtttgagaagatgaagcaaggagcccaagccgtgagcagacgtgcctagcgcatgctcgtgctgcgccgagctgaccgtggctagtgactgaataaaacacattctttcgctaagccgtcttctacaagtctgttattcctgaacaagctaacttgaaccaagcgtgggcatccgacgaaggacagcgagatctttcaCACTTCAACTTCTGCTTTTGCTTCAACtttatttataaatgtaaaatCCAGCttcctataaacacacaccttgAAGAAAGTGTACAAATCCTGCATATCAgtttaaaaagacagaaaaatacaaacacaccattTGGTCGTACAACAAAGCCATTATTCTACCTCTAAGCGATCCTGTTTAAGACTACCTTGTCTTGTTGGATGGGGCAGCGTGCAGAGATGCATGTGCTCTTTTTACTCCAGGTACCCCAGTAAGCAGGCCGGTAATTCTCATGGAACTGCAGGAGCTTCATCCGAGCCCGATACTGCTGGTCAGGCGCACCATTAGTCTTTGGCCCCTTCACCACAACCAGCTCGTCACTGAGATTAGAACAGAAGGTTTAGAAGAGTGTTATTATAgctattcacacacattttttaaaacaatgtacCGGTAAGTGAACAGTAAATAGAGTCCCTGCAGAAGACAGACATTAAACAATGAGACTTAaatgtagggccaatgattttccgcgataacggaaaacggatggaattcgcggaatgaaccctttgaaacggaattgcaactttcaggcggaaacatcattttgtgcatacaaatcgtCCAAATTCCCCTATATTTTGgactgcaaggctatatttctttcaaataaacacaacaacgattgcaacgatgaacaaacattaattaagaacaaaaccactgagaaaatgtcacgtctgctcTGAACTCAGCTCCGGGCACGCCCCCCTTtttaacggttgacccacacgcctccgctaaagccacattcacgCCCtagtcttcccaatcgcatttaaaacaaaaaatgtttagtcttctgttctgttgatggctggcaaacaacaatctaagaagggcacgtATTAtccactcattttaagccatcaatctacctcagggtgaaccaaatgagctgaaacggaaaaaaacggaattcacgaaatgtgaaacggaaaatgcatttttttttttacggaaaaTCATTGACCCTATAAATGTTAATGCCATATTATAATCTCTTTCATGAATGTAAGAAATAGACACAAACTCAATAGTGATTGAGGgatatgcaaaagtttgggaaccCTAATACCAGTCATGACTGAGTTTTAAGCAgtttacatttatacattttcaCCCACTCTTTGCAGATGACAGTTCTGGGCCCGTAGTTATCAAGCCTATCAGAGTAGGAATTATCAGAATTTCTATCATCTCACATTTGATTTTGGTTGCGATTCCCACTTTCCCACTTCCCCAGCATGTCAAAAGATTATTGTGTATGGTACTAGTTCACCAGGGGATCGATTAACGATTGATAAATGTTTAGTGTCAGTTCTCAAATGACACcataaaactaaataaatgtttttctctctgagtgggaatgaggtatttatgtatgtgtgtgtgtgtctgtgtgagtgagtgaagggaAGGAgtgtagtatttttgcttgaaatgccaatccctacttcatacaacttCCAAATTCCActcgcaccacaactacatggcatttagTTTCACGTGACGCAGTGATGTGATGTTGaataaactgtggttaataTACAGGTGCGGTCAATACACAATACGTTTTATTAAAGTACAGAAAATACTACAATAAATACTACAAAAATACTACAATGTTTATATATGTTGCGGTTAATAGTCGAGGAAATACGGTATGCGTCGTTATTTCATATGGCTCATGTTATTGTACGAGgagtcacaaacaaaacaaaaaacaaacaaagagtatatatatatatatatatatagcttgCACGGCCCCAGAGTGTAAGAGTAAAAGGTTTTTAGTTAGAGAGCGGAATTGTTTCCCGGCGTGGCATTTGGCTGAAAACTACGAGTTTGGAGATTAGGCCTAGGCCTagtgaaatgtattaaaatcTGATTAAAATATATTGTAGTGTCAAGTGTATAATATTTTCAATTGCTCTGTATAttcttaaataataaatattttaaattaccttaaaatgattaaataaacattttgtttataaagtatgttttccatgttttttttttttaatgttattgtCTTATTACTGCTGTATCTTATTAAGTTGCTGATTGCTTGCTTGCAAATATGTTAATGTTGTATATACCCTAGAAGTATTCGTTCCTGGTTAACAACTGAAGCCAGGCCTAATAACTTTGCTTCACTTCATTCAACTATActattttaaatatatacatataaaaaaaCTGCATTTGACTAAAAGTTTGCTATGCAGTTATGgttagaaatattttacaaatggCCGTTGGGGATTTCCAGAGATTTTTGCGTGAGCATTTCATTAAGTTCTGCAATtaaataattcataattatttcttaaaattataatgacTTTCTATAATTAATAACTTTAAAATGAACATGTTATTGTGACACCCCTCCCTTAAAGTGTATGGGGAATGAGTCTTTAGCATGAGATGAGAAGAACTAACGAAGCCCCCTACGGTTCAATATTCACCGGTGAACCGTGGTATTATGTCAATTATCTATAATTCCAATAATTTTCAAAACTTGATTTACTGCACTGCTGATTACACACACGTTGTACATTCAGACGcacagaacatctctggagCCTGTTAAAATGTCCCTGGAGCCTATCAGCGTGCTGTATGCaaataggagctggagaagagaggggaaactaaAAACTAAATCATCTCAGCTCCAACTTGACCATGGAGAACGCTAGCTAGACAGAAACAAAGTGTGGGAACATTTTATAAGAGGATAAGAAGACCGTAAACCAACATAGTAGAGTCTGCACACGTTGCTTTGCCACTGCTGGCTACTCTAACATGAGGTCTCATTTACATTGCCAGCACTCCCAGGTGGAGCAAGTAGAGTCCACCCGTTAGCTAAAACACAATCTCTCGCTGTTGCCTTCCAACAAAAATGacgaacaaaagaaaaaaaaactaagcaaAGAAAACTAGAAGGCCACTTGGAGAACACAGAACCCCAAAGGCCACATCTCGCAACGTTAGAAAAAGTGAAACTACATTCCTAATTATTTTCAAATATATCTGCGACACCGTGATCTTTTCCTTCCTTCCAACAACACGTCAACATAATTATAAACTTCAAAGTGTCCTACTTTCAAAACCAGTTATTTTCTTGCCAGGGCAGAAGTTATTTATTGTTTAGAATTTATGTATGTTTACAGTCAGGGTTGTACAGAAAAACCTTTCATGAAAGTGGGAAAATGAATTAGGTGAATCTGTGGTGATGCTCTAAGCCATGTCCTACCTTCCTGGATCCTggtgtttgggtttgggtttgggtttggttgGACCAGAGCAACGTGGCTTCCTCCTCGTCAGTTCCTTCAGCCAACTGGCGCTCCTGTCTGGCTTAGCCAGGTACTGGTCTAAAACTGCATTCTCACACGGCACTCGACACAATGGTGCCAAACACATGTGTTCTTTGATCTCAAATGGAGCAAATTTGCCACAAGCAGATGCAAGcgtctgaaagagagaggtctCATCAGATTTCCATGATGATTTGTTTTTAATATAGAGATATAAACACTCCAAAGCTGTATGAAATCTAACCTTTGGCGCAAGCTGAGCCTTGGGCTTCTGCAAGAAGCGTGTGATCTCGGCTTTCTCAGCTTTAAGcctctgaaaaaaaagagggacatTTTCTATTTACTATAATGAACTCTCCTGGAAGAAAAGAAACCCAGACTGTATGTCGTGAAACTGTATTGGTTAGAAGTCCTGAAACCAGAGGTCCCTAATGTGCAGCTCATGACAGGCACTGGCCTCCACACTTCCTATAAGGCTGATCTAGGTATCGACTCAGGTGCAGCTGAAAAAAGGATGAGAACGGCTTCAATGTATATCATGAAATTGCCATGACAATCTACTCTTTACAACCTTTAAAAAGTAGGCCGTTTCTGTTGAGCCAGACACTGGTAAAATAACAacggctgctgttgctgttttcACCAGATGCTCGAGGGCTTGTAGCAAGACATGGGAATTATGCACATGACTAAGTGTAAACATGTAGTCCATTTCAGGCCAACGATCCATTGCCAAAATAAACAGATACGAGTCACTTGCAGTGACTAATTTGAACTGTAAAGGCAAGAACTGTGACTTCGCATGCATTTGGATCTGGTCCAGTCATCACAAAAGTTAACGTAcatccttctcctctttcatccgtttttcctcctccttctttcgCTTTTCTTCAAGTTTTGCCCTGGGGTAATGAaacaaaaaaggacaaaaatagCACATTACCAGGTTAAGACTTTTCCGTCGTAGCTTTTCCACTCATTTTTATTTGGATAGGCTTACCACGCTAATTAACATTTAGTACATGGGGTTTTCAATCCAGCTCCCGCCCCCTTGAACTGAAAATATTAATATCACTTCTGCAAGCATAACTTAGGGGCGTGTTACTATAATACACTTGATTGTGTGTAAATCTAATGATGACAACCAATGATGATAAGCTCAATCAGATATGTAGGGCAGAGAAACATGGGAATATGCTGTGTGAGGGGATGTGTCTGCATTACCGTGCACGAGGCCATCACAGATAGCAGAGATACTCACTCTTGCTTAGACTTGCGTTCCTCTGCCTTGGTCTTCAActtttctgccttttctttctcctctttttcccttttttctctcttttccctctcttctttttctttcctctccttcctctctttctccttctcttctttcagtCTACGAGCCTCCAGCTTCTTTTTCTCATTCGCAGCTTTGGCCTCCAagcgctgtctctccctctcagcacgTTGTTGTTGCCTCTCATCCTCCTTTATCTGGAAGACAAAGTGTTCAGAAATCCACTTCTTTGCACCCCAAAATACGACTCTTCAACTAAGATAGAAGAGAACACCCCTTGCAATGCTTACACATAGTCTCATTCATGAATCCTTGGTACATGTATGAGTAGTTATTCGTATAGCCACGGACTGATTCACAATTGCTGGAATGCCATTTGGTAATTAGCATATGTTCAAGTATGCATGCTATAAGGAGGTGATCGTTAATAGGCaaaccgtaaatcctcaaataaagaccgggatccaattagaggccgggcttcagatagtagccgagggcgtggtcgatacggacaaataaaggccgggcccccgtatacaagccgggggttAAAAAAAGGGtacggtagcctattttactgtagcctaccagcattcagtccatcagcacaaagcagacatcacaatttaactGATCCAGGGTCCAGCTGAGCTAGGCTTCCCTAGTtcttattttttaaatacatttaaagttccCTGTTATAGGCTAACTTTTGCAAACAAATTGTTTTCAAAAATTTTCCGAGCTTAACTTCCTATGGAAAATGTTCCGCCCATTTGAACCCTACTTATCACTCATTTAAATCTTCACCAACAAAAGTGTGCCATCTATAaaactgctctttctctctccaaatGGCACCTTGTGCCAAATCATGCAAGTCAATGATCAGCCATTGTTAGTCCGTCCAGGGAGATGCCATAGCAAATTCATCAGATGTTTATATAATTTATAAAACACCTGCGTGGCGTACGTTGCAAATGGTCCACAACCCAAATGTGAAGTTTAGAAAACCGTGAAAAGCAGtggattttttccccctgactTCGATCTGTTAAAAGTACAGACTCCGTACTGATGAAATAGGAAAATATGTCAAAGAGAAAGTAAAAAGTTAAATACTAGCCCATTTTGGATTCACTTCTACAAAGCTGAATCAGAATACCAATAAAAGCATAGCAGAGACACCCATAGCTAACGCTGATGCCCCTGCAGCTACTAGCACATGCACAGGCGAGCTGGGGGCCCCTCTCCCAGCCAGTCACTccccagaaccagaaccaggtCACGTTGAGGTCGAGAGCTCCTCTTAGGGAGACCGAGGCCATGCAGCGGCTGTCAGGTACATCTGCATGTCTAATGCCGAGTCAACTTCATAAGAAGGAAGGAATCACAAACATGACAGAGTGCTTGGAATTGGAGGGTGATGTGTTGGCAATGTTTTATGTCGGCAAAAGAGCTATGAATTATCTGCAGCCACAGAGAGCCAACGGACCAGGATAAACTATGGTATGGTATGACATGCATCCTTTTTCTGCCCAACCATCTGAACAAGATTAAGCATACATACTGGCAGTCCTGTCAGTCTGCATTGCAGTGGTCTAAGCGAGATCTAGGAGACATGGCACAGTCTAAACATGGCAACTAAAAATCCTCTTCACTAGCCTTTAAGGAGATTTTACCTCATGGAATGAAGGACATATGAATCTACTTTGACAACCTACCTTAAGAGAgtttcttttcccctttttcATCTCTGAACTCTCATCAggttccttaaaaaaaaaaaaaaagatgaccacaTTTAGATTCATATAGCACCCACCAATATAATTCAGATCTTTGAATTTGAAGATTCCATTCAGCCTGCAATGCTGACTCAAAATCCTACCCATTAAAATACAACCTGATGGCAGCGA
The Clupea harengus unplaced genomic scaffold, Ch_v2.0.2, whole genome shotgun sequence genome window above contains:
- the LOC122129123 gene encoding chromatin assembly factor 1 subunit A-like produces the protein MKKGKRNSLKIKEDERQQQRAERERQRLEAKAANEKKKLEARRLKEEKEKERKERKEKEEREKREKREKEEKEKAEKLKTKAEERKSKQEAKLEEKRKKEEEKRMKEEKDRLKAEKAEITRFLQKPKAQLAPKTLASACGKFAPFEIKEHMCLAPLCRVPCENAVLDQYLAKPDRSASWLKELTRRKPRCSGPTKPKPKPKHQDPGSDELVVVKGPKTNGAPDQQYRARMKLLQFHENYRPAYWGTWSKKSTCISARCPIQQDKELFDYEVDSDEEWEEDEPGESLSHSEGDDEDGDGEDDSDDDVFFVPHGYLSDGEGALGEEVGDLEKQKLRQKLKAREWDELLAKKKVKVLEAVITGCLWDGEREKEFSPTQMDMLKAHAIAVLEPLPKDEPSSPANSPGQQRDELLPQLLPLLHGNINSSKVIISEFQEFCRQQATCVVSSPQGSGDSIPTRVGVKRLIKESAVYAKRSCFRRCCWYVHAEVLARFSLESLPVPCQWNYLTPGVQQCREDPQMPITSQGNSPTTPQPTPTLSSKRKSAGSMSIKKFMKKSVDQEQTAVMETDGFQADTEDEEEDCVYINTESGFLTQNGGSSSPQPGALEPMEVSASTAFLLPCPTST